A window from Calliopsis andreniformis isolate RMS-2024a chromosome 5, iyCalAndr_principal, whole genome shotgun sequence encodes these proteins:
- the LOC143179467 gene encoding uncharacterized protein LOC143179467 isoform X1 → MGGATREESRVFVPSIVVHKGSRSHSRPESPTVVVRGGMPSVPSSRQGFIIGSPNASYQNNSDSDMIDGNANPNVGSSPSLHRTSPSCPPDKSDTENKNFRNRANTKVKLLVRSHAMRESTSPPREPHNGSSSPHSPQSVDSEKKFAGNLPPSSTNVKLNNNESMFNSNLCPNQSPKQMRNTATSPTCRAPSRNGQSSPSQVHSPKNNTSPTNGNKSESQRSKMTSSNVIQKCNNCVKNNQNDRPGLLQTPISPTKSGQALQHSPKSTNLAQNAQNNQQKSEQRRPNTLNICNNQCSTQCGNTLSVGRPGSRHKLRHQNSSQGSFDSASPCLSRDSSTELYTDSTGIDLEHFIAETINRNQKDRTVLLKIEKDLIEFAKDKQKVCYKFPNMSSYNRMLVHRVAAYFGMEHNVDQSGSSVIVTRTKNMRIPNTRFKEHIRDDLILSEEPRRSILKRDSSSFEDSFNFKSPDRLSGDYCRQNKSFEEREEEYERARRRIFKDSSGDSAEVASWPYWSSSESSDASARYRLLHPSDHTMRQTKLLKGESFDGRESCRSGVLRPSVSKSFSFGGYTRGMLSRGDSVTSTHSAGARLMKQDSGASMCSRLSPSSSGYKSQSQRSDATISPSPSPSPVANMTCSHTQVSSQDLASPETNNQTVMWAVTSISSVPAGSIIINPQTNQPYTNPDGSIYRFDPENPPKFYTAAATSPRENEGNNASPTKHVESSEPFKVTNNTKNEGKKKSQSNKNNSSGCATTVTHMTNTATSPSLPFTPPPQQNSGSPQQQQPHQQQQSQQQTLVKSSSTVQTCNHNQTVQPYSSYLPTSESYNQGVPLPPPVSQQTVMMAPHPSHGQANVQSNGQGDVMYNQNSVYANYAVPVQQGPVPQTTEVTELSGYFMGMSIYDQRVPAENHSTPPHSYPQPQPSTNQTVQSVQAMPQNYWQPPSNSMPPQQTMYFVPPPGTALSVSQGPGDRQQLHQQQRFTTNYSFNAQTMTPPSQSNSNYVGSYPVPYNSMPAVTPTPSDYTYQPPVHMVPTYYPPGQAAIQPPPVMYRVPTPPNTPTSNQMPGMPLMYVNSGNYPPPTMVSNGTFGHQVGHNGTSPAPPGTYMTPALVPNLVFRQNVPVVAGVRASTPGNSQRTSRSPTPAHELFGSGSGDRSAQPQPRYPLPMYQGVHIVQGDMRLMHPGVPANPRLQYAPVPSPPVVQGCPRPYRPPSYSSNTSGAGTPTSFDGRNQKIRKQRSKVTPLPPTGARPNLYQTPSMPSLSNVPKDLREGTVKVTITRRNQLVQY, encoded by the exons ATGGGAGGCGCCACGAGGGAGGAATCTCGAGTTTTCG TACCAAGCATAGTGGTGCATAAAGGTAGCAGGTCGCACAGTCGACCTGAGAGTCCCACGGTGGTGGTGCGAGGAGGAATGCCCTCGGTGCCGTCCTCCAGGCAAGGCTTCATCATAGGTAGTCCGAACGCGTCCTATCAGAACAACTCTGATTCGGATATGATAGACGGGAATGCCAATCCCAATGTCGGCTCTTCTCCCTCGCTCCACCGTACCTCACCCTCCTGTCCACCTGACAAATCCGACACGGAGAACAAAAACTTTCGTAATAGG GCGAATACGAAAGTAAAATTACTGGTGAGGAGTCATGCCATGAGAGAGTCGACGTCTCCCCCGAGGGAGCCACACAACGGTTCGTCGTCTCCACACAGTCCACAGTCGGTGGACAGCGAGAAGAAGTTCGCGGGAAATCTGCCCCCAAGCTCTACCAACGTGAAGCTTAACAACAACGAGTCAATGTTCAACAGCAATCTCTGCCCGAATCAGTCCCCGAAGCAAATGCGCAATACGGCCACTTCGCCTACCTGTCGAGCTCCTTCACGAAATG GTCAATCTAGTCCTTCCCAAGTTCACTCACCAAAGAATAACACTTCACCAACGAATGGTAACAAGTCAGAGTCCCAGCGATCCAAGATGACGAGCTCGAATGTGATCCAAAAATGCAACAACTGCGTGAAAAACAATCAGAACGATCGACCTGGGCTGCTGCAAACGCCCATATCACCGACAAAGTCCGGTCAGGCGTTGCAGCACTCGCCGAAGAGCACAAACTTGGCTCAGAACGCGCAAAACAATCAGCAAAAGTCGGAACAGCGTCGACCGAACACGCTAAACATTTGCAACAATCAGTGCTCGACgcagtgtggcaacaccctgtcTGTAGGCAGACCAGGCTCGCGACATAAGCTTAGACACCAGAATTCCTCCCAGGGTAGCTTCGACAGTGCATCTCCATGCCTTTCGCGAG ATAGCAGCACAGAGTTGTACACGGACAGTACTGGAATAGACCTGGAGCACTTTATAGCTGAAACTATAAACCGCAATCAGAAGGATCGCACAGTACTTCTAAAGATCGAGAAAGATCTAATTGAATTCGCAAAAGACAAACAGAAGGTCTGTTACAAGTTTCCGAACATGTCTTCGTACAACAGGATGCTGGTGCACCGAGTAGCAGCTTATTTCGGCATGGAGCATAATGTTGATCAATCTGGGTCAAGTGTGATAGTTACTAGAACGAAGAACATGCGAATCCCGAATACACGTTTCAAAGAGCACATTAGAGACGATCTCATATTGTCTGAAGAGCCGCGTAGAAGTATTTTAAAGAGAGATTCAAGCTCTTTCGAGGATAGTTTCAATTTCAAGTCGCCTGATAGATTGTCTGGAGATTATTGCCGTCAAAACAAGAGTTTTGAGGAAAGGGAAGAAGAATATGAGCGTGCTAGACGAAGAATATTTAAGGACAGTAGTGGAGATAGTGCCGAGGTTGCTTCGTGGCCATACTGGTCTTCATCGGAAAGTTCCGATGCCTCTGCAAGATATCGTTTATTGCATCCTTCGGATCATACAATGAG GCAAACGAAGCTCCTGAAGGGCGAATCTTTTGATGGAAGAGAATCTTGCCGAAGTGGAGTACTGAGGCCATCCGTTTCTAAGTCCTTTAGCTTCGGTGGCTACACCAGAGGCATGCTCTCTAGGGGAGACAGCGTTACATCTACTCACAGCGCAGGGGCTCGTCTTATGAAACAAG ACTCTGGAGCTAGCATGTGCTCGCGATTGAGTCCGTCAAGCAGCGGCTACAAATCTCAAAGTCAACGCAGCGATGCAACAATATCGCCATCTCCTTCGCCGTCGCCTGTTGCGAACATGACGTGCAGCCACACTCAAGTATCTAGTCAGGATCTCGCATCGCCGGAAACGAATAACCAGACGGTGATGTGGGCGGTTACCAGTATATCTAGCGTgccagccggaagcataatcatcaacccgcaaaccAATCAACCATACACGAATCCAGATGGATCGATTTACCGTTTCGATCCAGAAAATCCACCAAAATTTTATACTGCTGCTGCTACGTCGCCGCGGGAAAATGAGGGGAATAACGCATCTCCTACTAAACACGTGGAATCATCCGAGCCATTTAAAGTAACGAACAATACGAAGAACGAGGGTAAGAAGAAGTcacaatccaataaaaataatagCAGCGGCTGTGCAACGACAGTTACTCATATGACGAACACAGCAACATCGCCAAGTTTACCGTTCACGCCGCCGCCTCAGCAGAATTCAGGGTCACCTCAACAACAACAACCGCATCAACAGCAGCAATCACAGCAACAAACTCTAGTCAAATCGTCATCGACGGTGCAAACATGTAACCACAACCAAACAGTTCAACCGTATTCCAGTTACTTACCTACCTCAGAGTCGTACAACCAAGGTGTACCCCTTCCACCCCCCGTGAGTCAGCAGACTGTGATGATGGCTCCTCATCCGAGCCACGGCCAAGCGAATGTACAAAGCAATGGTCAAGGGGACGTTATGTATAATCAGAATTCGGTTTACGCGAATTATGCAGTACCTGTACAACAAGGACCAGTGCCACAGACAACG GAAGTAACTGAATTGTCTGGATATTTTATGGGTATGAGTATTTACGATCAGCGTGTGCCTGCTGAGAATCACTCCACACCACCGCACTcttatcctcaaccacaaccgtcTACAAACCAAACAGTGCAAAGCGTGCAGGCGATGCCACAGAACTACTGGCAACCTCCATCAAATTCAATGCCA ccacAACAAACGATGTATTTTGTACCTCCGCCTGGTACAGCACTTTCGGTTAGTCAGGGTCCAGGTGATAGGCAGCAGTTACATCAGCAACAACGGTTCACGACGAATTATTCTTTTAACGCGCAAACTATGACTCCTCCGAGCCAATCGAATT CCAATTACGTGGGCAGTTATCCGGTTCCTTACAATTCGATGCCCGCCGTAACACCTACGCCAAGCGATTACACGTATCAGCCACCGGTTCACATGGTTCCCACGTACTACCCCCCAGGTCAAGCGGCGATTCAACCACCTCCTGTCATGTATAGAGTACCAACTCCACCAAACACTCCGACTTCTAATCAG ATGCCTGGAATGCCATTGATGTATGTCAATTCTGGCAATTATCCACCGCCAACGATGGTGTCGAACGGAACATTTGGTCATCAAGTCGGACACAATGGCACGTCTCCTGCTCCTCCTGGAACGTACATGACTCCCGCGCTGGTTCCCAATCTCGTTTTCAGGCAAAACGTTCCT GTTGTCGCTGGTGTTCGAGCTTCGACTCCAGGCAATTCACAAAGGACTAGCAGGTCGCCGACTCCAGCACACGAACTGTTCGGAAGTGGGAGCGGGGACAGAAGCGCACAACCCCAACCACGGTACCCACTGCCAATGTATCAGGGTGTCCATATTGTGCAAG GAGATATGAGATTGATGCATCCCGGAGTGCCAGCTAATCCGCGGCTACAGTACGCACCAGTACCATCACCACCTGTTGTTCAAGGCTGTCCACGACCTTATCGACCACCATCGTACTCGTCAAACACCTCAGGAGCTGGTACGCCCACTTCGTTCGATGGGAGAAATCAGAAAATTCGTAAACAGAG GTCCAAAGTAACACCATTGCCACCGACCGGCGCTCGGCCCAATTTGTATCAGACTCCTTCCATGCCATCGCTCTCCAACGTGCCCAAAGATCTCAGAGAAG GGACCGTGAAGGTGACAATCACCCGTCGAAATCAACTGGTACAATACTAA
- the LOC143179467 gene encoding uncharacterized protein LOC143179467 isoform X3, whose translation MGGATREESRVFVPSIVVHKGSRSHSRPESPTVVVRGGMPSVPSSRQGFIIGSPNASYQNNSDSDMIDGNANPNVGSSPSLHRTSPSCPPDKSDTENKNFRNRANTKVKLLVRSHAMRESTSPPREPHNGSSSPHSPQSVDSEKKFAGNLPPSSTNVKLNNNESMFNSNLCPNQSPKQMRNTATSPTCRAPSRNGQSSPSQVHSPKNNTSPTNGNKSESQRSKMTSSNVIQKCNNCVKNNQNDRPGLLQTPISPTKSGQALQHSPKSTNLAQNAQNNQQKSEQRRPNTLNICNNQCSTQCGNTLSVGRPGSRHKLRHQNSSQGSFDSASPCLSRDSSTELYTDSTGIDLEHFIAETINRNQKDRTVLLKIEKDLIEFAKDKQKVCYKFPNMSSYNRMLVHRVAAYFGMEHNVDQSGSSVIVTRTKNMRIPNTRFKEHIRDDLILSEEPRRSILKRDSSSFEDSFNFKSPDRLSGDYCRQNKSFEEREEEYERARRRIFKDSSGDSAEVASWPYWSSSESSDASARYRLLHPSDHTMRQTKLLKGESFDGRESCRSGVLRPSVSKSFSFGGYTRGMLSRGDSVTSTHSAGARLMKQDSGASMCSRLSPSSSGYKSQSQRSDATISPSPSPSPVANMTCSHTQVSSQDLASPETNNQTVMWAVTSISSVPAGSIIINPQTNQPYTNPDGSIYRFDPENPPKFYTAAATSPRENEGNNASPTKHVESSEPFKVTNNTKNEGKKKSQSNKNNSSGCATTVTHMTNTATSPSLPFTPPPQQNSGSPQQQQPHQQQQSQQQTLVKSSSTVQTCNHNQTVQPYSSYLPTSESYNQGVPLPPPVSQQTVMMAPHPSHGQANVQSNGQGDVMYNQNSVYANYAVPVQQGPVPQTTEVTELSGYFMGMSIYDQRVPAENHSTPPHSYPQPQPSTNQTVQSVQAMPQNYWQPPSNSMPPQQTMYFVPPPGTALSVSQGPGDRQQLHQQQRFTTNYSFNAQTMTPPSQSNSNYVGSYPVPYNSMPAVTPTPSDYTYQPPVHMVPTYYPPGQAAIQPPPVMYRVPTPPNTPTSNQMPGMPLMYVNSGNYPPPTMVSNGTFGHQVGHNGTSPAPPGTYMTPALVPNLVFRQNVPVVAGVRASTPGNSQRTSRSPTPAHELFGSGSGDRSAQPQPRYPLPMYQGVHIVQGDMRLMHPGVPANPRLQYAPVPSPPVVQGCPRPYRPPSYSSNTSGAGTPTSFDGRNQKIRKQRSKVTPLPPTGARPNLYQTPSMPSLSNVPKDLREAKPVEDNMI comes from the exons ATGGGAGGCGCCACGAGGGAGGAATCTCGAGTTTTCG TACCAAGCATAGTGGTGCATAAAGGTAGCAGGTCGCACAGTCGACCTGAGAGTCCCACGGTGGTGGTGCGAGGAGGAATGCCCTCGGTGCCGTCCTCCAGGCAAGGCTTCATCATAGGTAGTCCGAACGCGTCCTATCAGAACAACTCTGATTCGGATATGATAGACGGGAATGCCAATCCCAATGTCGGCTCTTCTCCCTCGCTCCACCGTACCTCACCCTCCTGTCCACCTGACAAATCCGACACGGAGAACAAAAACTTTCGTAATAGG GCGAATACGAAAGTAAAATTACTGGTGAGGAGTCATGCCATGAGAGAGTCGACGTCTCCCCCGAGGGAGCCACACAACGGTTCGTCGTCTCCACACAGTCCACAGTCGGTGGACAGCGAGAAGAAGTTCGCGGGAAATCTGCCCCCAAGCTCTACCAACGTGAAGCTTAACAACAACGAGTCAATGTTCAACAGCAATCTCTGCCCGAATCAGTCCCCGAAGCAAATGCGCAATACGGCCACTTCGCCTACCTGTCGAGCTCCTTCACGAAATG GTCAATCTAGTCCTTCCCAAGTTCACTCACCAAAGAATAACACTTCACCAACGAATGGTAACAAGTCAGAGTCCCAGCGATCCAAGATGACGAGCTCGAATGTGATCCAAAAATGCAACAACTGCGTGAAAAACAATCAGAACGATCGACCTGGGCTGCTGCAAACGCCCATATCACCGACAAAGTCCGGTCAGGCGTTGCAGCACTCGCCGAAGAGCACAAACTTGGCTCAGAACGCGCAAAACAATCAGCAAAAGTCGGAACAGCGTCGACCGAACACGCTAAACATTTGCAACAATCAGTGCTCGACgcagtgtggcaacaccctgtcTGTAGGCAGACCAGGCTCGCGACATAAGCTTAGACACCAGAATTCCTCCCAGGGTAGCTTCGACAGTGCATCTCCATGCCTTTCGCGAG ATAGCAGCACAGAGTTGTACACGGACAGTACTGGAATAGACCTGGAGCACTTTATAGCTGAAACTATAAACCGCAATCAGAAGGATCGCACAGTACTTCTAAAGATCGAGAAAGATCTAATTGAATTCGCAAAAGACAAACAGAAGGTCTGTTACAAGTTTCCGAACATGTCTTCGTACAACAGGATGCTGGTGCACCGAGTAGCAGCTTATTTCGGCATGGAGCATAATGTTGATCAATCTGGGTCAAGTGTGATAGTTACTAGAACGAAGAACATGCGAATCCCGAATACACGTTTCAAAGAGCACATTAGAGACGATCTCATATTGTCTGAAGAGCCGCGTAGAAGTATTTTAAAGAGAGATTCAAGCTCTTTCGAGGATAGTTTCAATTTCAAGTCGCCTGATAGATTGTCTGGAGATTATTGCCGTCAAAACAAGAGTTTTGAGGAAAGGGAAGAAGAATATGAGCGTGCTAGACGAAGAATATTTAAGGACAGTAGTGGAGATAGTGCCGAGGTTGCTTCGTGGCCATACTGGTCTTCATCGGAAAGTTCCGATGCCTCTGCAAGATATCGTTTATTGCATCCTTCGGATCATACAATGAG GCAAACGAAGCTCCTGAAGGGCGAATCTTTTGATGGAAGAGAATCTTGCCGAAGTGGAGTACTGAGGCCATCCGTTTCTAAGTCCTTTAGCTTCGGTGGCTACACCAGAGGCATGCTCTCTAGGGGAGACAGCGTTACATCTACTCACAGCGCAGGGGCTCGTCTTATGAAACAAG ACTCTGGAGCTAGCATGTGCTCGCGATTGAGTCCGTCAAGCAGCGGCTACAAATCTCAAAGTCAACGCAGCGATGCAACAATATCGCCATCTCCTTCGCCGTCGCCTGTTGCGAACATGACGTGCAGCCACACTCAAGTATCTAGTCAGGATCTCGCATCGCCGGAAACGAATAACCAGACGGTGATGTGGGCGGTTACCAGTATATCTAGCGTgccagccggaagcataatcatcaacccgcaaaccAATCAACCATACACGAATCCAGATGGATCGATTTACCGTTTCGATCCAGAAAATCCACCAAAATTTTATACTGCTGCTGCTACGTCGCCGCGGGAAAATGAGGGGAATAACGCATCTCCTACTAAACACGTGGAATCATCCGAGCCATTTAAAGTAACGAACAATACGAAGAACGAGGGTAAGAAGAAGTcacaatccaataaaaataatagCAGCGGCTGTGCAACGACAGTTACTCATATGACGAACACAGCAACATCGCCAAGTTTACCGTTCACGCCGCCGCCTCAGCAGAATTCAGGGTCACCTCAACAACAACAACCGCATCAACAGCAGCAATCACAGCAACAAACTCTAGTCAAATCGTCATCGACGGTGCAAACATGTAACCACAACCAAACAGTTCAACCGTATTCCAGTTACTTACCTACCTCAGAGTCGTACAACCAAGGTGTACCCCTTCCACCCCCCGTGAGTCAGCAGACTGTGATGATGGCTCCTCATCCGAGCCACGGCCAAGCGAATGTACAAAGCAATGGTCAAGGGGACGTTATGTATAATCAGAATTCGGTTTACGCGAATTATGCAGTACCTGTACAACAAGGACCAGTGCCACAGACAACG GAAGTAACTGAATTGTCTGGATATTTTATGGGTATGAGTATTTACGATCAGCGTGTGCCTGCTGAGAATCACTCCACACCACCGCACTcttatcctcaaccacaaccgtcTACAAACCAAACAGTGCAAAGCGTGCAGGCGATGCCACAGAACTACTGGCAACCTCCATCAAATTCAATGCCA ccacAACAAACGATGTATTTTGTACCTCCGCCTGGTACAGCACTTTCGGTTAGTCAGGGTCCAGGTGATAGGCAGCAGTTACATCAGCAACAACGGTTCACGACGAATTATTCTTTTAACGCGCAAACTATGACTCCTCCGAGCCAATCGAATT CCAATTACGTGGGCAGTTATCCGGTTCCTTACAATTCGATGCCCGCCGTAACACCTACGCCAAGCGATTACACGTATCAGCCACCGGTTCACATGGTTCCCACGTACTACCCCCCAGGTCAAGCGGCGATTCAACCACCTCCTGTCATGTATAGAGTACCAACTCCACCAAACACTCCGACTTCTAATCAG ATGCCTGGAATGCCATTGATGTATGTCAATTCTGGCAATTATCCACCGCCAACGATGGTGTCGAACGGAACATTTGGTCATCAAGTCGGACACAATGGCACGTCTCCTGCTCCTCCTGGAACGTACATGACTCCCGCGCTGGTTCCCAATCTCGTTTTCAGGCAAAACGTTCCT GTTGTCGCTGGTGTTCGAGCTTCGACTCCAGGCAATTCACAAAGGACTAGCAGGTCGCCGACTCCAGCACACGAACTGTTCGGAAGTGGGAGCGGGGACAGAAGCGCACAACCCCAACCACGGTACCCACTGCCAATGTATCAGGGTGTCCATATTGTGCAAG GAGATATGAGATTGATGCATCCCGGAGTGCCAGCTAATCCGCGGCTACAGTACGCACCAGTACCATCACCACCTGTTGTTCAAGGCTGTCCACGACCTTATCGACCACCATCGTACTCGTCAAACACCTCAGGAGCTGGTACGCCCACTTCGTTCGATGGGAGAAATCAGAAAATTCGTAAACAGAG GTCCAAAGTAACACCATTGCCACCGACCGGCGCTCGGCCCAATTTGTATCAGACTCCTTCCATGCCATCGCTCTCCAACGTGCCCAAAGATCTCAGAGAAG CGAAACCTGTGGAAGACAATATGATATAA